Below is a window of Sciurus carolinensis chromosome 6, mSciCar1.2, whole genome shotgun sequence DNA.
ATAGCCCATGGATTGCCTGTGATGGCGCCTAGCCCCCCAGCTCTGGGGCTGACCTACTGCGTTCCTGGCCTATGCCTGACCTTTTCTCTGTTGGGCCCTGGGCAGTGTGTCACCCTTTGCAGCAGCTCACCCATCTGTCTGGCCATGCACAGGTTCTTCTTCCGCAGCGGGAACATTGAGCACCCAGAAGACAAGCTCTTCAACACTTCCGTAGAGGTGCTGCCCTTTGATGTGAGTGCTCCAGGATGTGGGTGGGCACTGAGGCTTGACCCTCTCATGGCAACCACTTCAGCCCCTTGATTTGTCCCCAGAATCCCCAGTCAGAGAAGGAGGCCCTGCAGGAGGGCCGCTCAGCCACTCTTCGTTATCCTCGGAGCCCTGATGGCTACCTCCAGATAGGTGAGTAAAGGACAGTGTGGGGTGGGGGCACCTGGCATGCCCTGTTTAGGCTGGATGTTAGGTGTTGGCATGTTTACTTCTCAGCATTGCCCTCCCCTAGGCTCCTTCTACAAGGGTGTGGCAGAAGGTGAGGTAGACCCTGCCTTTGGACCCCTGGAAGCACTGCGCCTGTCCATTCAGACTGATTCCCCCGTGTGGGTCATTCTGAGTGAGGTAAGCCAGGGTAAGGTGCAGGGAACAGCCACGGAGACCATGGCAGAGCCCTGAGGCCCCACTGACCCTGTGCCCAATTCCTTCAGATCTTCCTGAAGAAGGCCGACTAAGCAGAGGGCTTCTGAGGGTGCTCTGTGGCCAGCCCTGAAGCCCATGTGTCCAAGGATGTTGTCGTTGCTGCCCCTGGAGGGCCAGGCGCATTCATCCCACCCAGAAGGTTCTGTGCAAGGCCTGGGGTCCACCGCTGGCCCGGAGGCCCCAGGAGCTGGTGCTGCCCCTGCCCGCCGGGCCGCGGGAAGAGGCAGGCGGCCCCCACACTGTGCCTGAGGGCTGGCCCACTGCCCGCCCTAACCGTTCGCACCCGGCCAGCTGGCTTGAGCCAGGCCGTTTTAGAAGAGCTTTTTCTTGGGCGCCCACTGTCTCTGGCGCGAACACTGGAATGCATATACTACTTTATGTgctgtgttttttattcttgGATACATTTGATTTTTTCACGTAAGTCCACGTATACTTCTATAAGAGCGTGACTTGTAATAAAGGGTTAATGAAGCGTGTGCCTCAAACATGAATGCTCTGAGTTCTGACCAGGCACATCCTGGTCTGCCTCTACACTTGGTGAAGCTCCACAGACCCCATAAACCTGCTGGTGGTCAGAGGAAGCCCTGGTACTGGAAGACCCCACCCTGTGTGAGCTGCAAGGATGGACTTGATCTCTCAGGGCTAGACCAAGGACCCAAACTCTCCTTCTGCTGATATGTGTCCAGAGCTTCTGTGGCCACTGTTCAATAGGACCTTGCCCATTTCCAGGTAGGTTCCTGGGAATCTAGTCAGTAACTTATGAATCATTAACTCAGAATTTGTGTCCAGGCACCCAAAACTGCCCCATCCTAGGAATAATCCCCCTCCTCAAGTATGCCCCTTCCCACACATCATTGTAGCCTGGCATCCCCCTGCCCCAACTGCCTGTGCATCTAGCCTTCCCTTGGTGCCTCAAGTTAAAGGTGTTCTCCACCTTCCTTATTCCTTCTCCTCCATGGTTCTCTGTCCTTGCCCTTGTCTCCCTGCTCATCTGGCTTCCCTGGTCTCAGACACATACTGGGGTCTTTTTCCGTAAAACAAGTGAGTGACCTCCAGCCAACCTCAGGGCACACATTTTTGACCCTGCTTATAAAACTTTTATGCTCTGCTGGCTAGGCTAAAAGtcacttttaagaaatgtctttcCCATCGGCCTTTCTTGTATCTGGTCCCTCAAGGCGCCCTGATGTTTTCTTAAGAGAGCCTATCTTGACTACACTTCTGGTCATGCCCACTACTCTACTGCTCTTGACATGGGGGAAAGAGTACTGATCAAAAAGGGGGTCCCTGCTGTCATATGGGGAGAGATTGACCAGTTCTGGTTGTgaaggtggtggagggaagatgAGGAATAGGTCAGCCGAGGTCAGTGGGAGGGAAAGGGCtgagggcaaaaaaaaaaaaagtgctatatGGGGGGCCAAGGTTAAACCCTGGGCAGAGGCGGCCCTAAGGTCTGACAGTAGGGCAGGGGAAGACTAGATCGAGCCCCGCCCCCGGAGGAAGCCTTTACCTCTGTGGCTCCGCCCATACCTCCAAGCATTCCAAGCAACTGCTACAGTCAAGGGCTGAATCCCTGAAGTCTTTACAGCCTCTGATGCGCCCTCTCCCCCGACTCCAACCCAGAGAATGCAGAGGCAGCCCAGTCTCGGAAATTTTAATTAAGACACTGGAATGCGGGGGCAGGCCACCATCCCTTGCTCGTGGACGCTCCGGCTCTTCCCCAACTTTGTCAACTCGGCTGTCCTTCATCTCAAGCCATCATCGGCACCAGCTTCTGGAGCCGTCTGAGAAGCGCAGCTTGCAGTGTGGCCGGGAGGAAGTGGAAGAGTAGGCCGAGCGCAGCCAGTGCCACCAACAGCCAGAGCGCTCGAGCGCTCGTGTACAGGGGGGCCAACCTGCAGGCGGGGCTTAGCTTGTGCAGGCTTCGCCCCTCTCCGGCCCACGCACAGAAAGACCCGCCCACCCGCTCCGCTCCGGGTTGGAGCACCAGCCAGCTATCCGCAAAGGACCCGGGTCATCAGAACCCCTCCCGTGAGCGATCTTTCCAAGAAGGGCTTTACTGGGAGCCCCGCCCCAGTTCTCACCTAAGCTGAGCGCAGCGCTTGTAGCCCTGGAAGTAGCGGAGGCGTGCGAACAGGTAGACCAACCCACACAGAGCCGCCGCGCCTGTGAGAGCGgtagggcggggcggggcggggtgaGCAAGCTGGTGCAGGTACCCCAGGGGACCCTCTGCTGCgcccctctcctgcccccagACCTTCGTGGAAAAAGATGCCAGCGATCCAGAGCGTTGCGAGGAACAACGGGAAGTACTCGCTGCAGTTAACCCTGTGGTGGGGACGAGGTGGGATGAGGGTGCCGATCTGGTTGGTCTTCCGACCCTAAACGGCCTCATTCTCGCTACCCTCTTCCGCGCCTTCCCTCCGCTCCTCACTGGGCTCGGTAGACGCGCTCAAACTCCGGCGGACCGGTGGTGAGCGGCGGCGACACGCGGAAGGCCCTGCGCGCCCAGATCACCTGCAGAGAGAAGTaggctgggagcagagaggaagccAGGGTCAGGACTAGACGCCCCGCAGACTTGTGGGGAGGCCTTCTGCAGTCTGATCCTGCACTTTCCCTTCTCCACGCAGAACGACTCCCTTCTATGAGAACCTCCTATCAGACCCCTCTGCCTGCTGTGTCAAGGATGCTTAATGGGGAAGGCAGGACTGAAGCCATGGGCACAGAAAGGCCCTGTCCTGCCCCGTGAGTGGTGCAAGCTCTAGAACACCTGTTGGTGGGAGGGACCACATGAGACTTTGTTCCTGAACCATTTGATTTGCAAAACTTAGGCAAATGCCCAACTTCTACTCTTTAGGCATGGACTTCAGCTTTCTAGTCCCTAGACAGGAAGTTCCTCCTGCAGAGGGGATAGGGGATGGGGACGGGGCGGAAGGGGGGGGGGAGCTGAGGTAGAATTAAACTATATCCCTCCAAATGCAAGGAAGCATCCACCTAGTGGCCAAGAGACCCTGTTCACCCACATAACACTCAAATCAGACAAAAAGGGCCTCCGATGCTACCTAAAGCTGGGGTCACTTAAGCCTGTGTCCCAAGGCCTCCACACTGGCATAGGCTCCAGTCTCTTTCTGTATTCAGACATTATGGACCCGACCCTAAATCTGACAGATACCCTCTTCCCTGCTCCCAGATAGATGCAGTTGGGACTCTTCCAGCCTAACCCCAGGACCTGGGGGCAAGGTACAGAAGGTGGGCTGGCCATAAGGGGCCCTTCTTTTGGCCTAGGCCAGGTCCTGATCACACACACTGTCCTGTCTCCCTATGAATTCCATGTCCCTAGTGCCTTTGGTACCAGGCCCTCTGTACACTGTGCACCCAAGTGCACTGTGGGTGCCAAGGGACAATGTGGATTATGGAGCTAAACCTATGACTACATGAGAAGAAATTGGGGACCCATCTTGCTTGTGCAGCTAGAGGTCAAGTTGACCTGCCTGTTCAGTCCCTTCAGAACCTCACCACAGACTGTGCCTTATCTTAGCCCTCATGTTGTAGGGGCAATGGTGTCCCCAAGCAGCAGGGATATCTGGCCCAAGAATGTGTCTAGGGCCAGTTTGAGAAAAGCATCGAAGTCAGGCACCTTTCCAGGAGTAGGGGAGCAGGTTTCAACCCTGTCCAAGTCTGCATGGTCCCAGTGTGGAAGGTACCTTTGAAGACAGGGAATGGGGGCTTCCTGGGATGCCTAGAGAGGGACAATTGGAAAGGGCAGGGATCAGCTGCTCTAAGCCCATGGCTTAGAATGAAAGGTGTGGTCACGAATGGTCCCACCGTTCATCTAGGTGCCCTCCCACCCCCAAGTCCTAGAGCTCCACACAGTTGGATACCACACCTGGATCCTTTGAGagcccctgccctcctccaggcTTCTTATGCTGGCTAAGAGGCCACCATCCCCAAGCCTGCACCTGGCATGCTTACCTCAGTTGTCCCTCAGCAGTCTTTTTTTTGCTGCTTGTTCCCCTTATTTGGCCACCCTTCTCAGCCTTGGTCTCTGCCCAGAGTTTTCATAACTTTCCCTGCACAGATCCCTCCACACAAAGACTTTCCCTTTCTACCTTGTGAAAGTACAAGTGAGCCCCTCAACAGATCTCTGGCCCTAGCCCATGAAAGTCTCCAGCAACCCTGGAAAAGCGTGGGCCTTGGCAATAGGAGCCTAGGCTGGAGGTGCCCCTCTGCCCTTCACCCAGGTCTGGCCCCTCCACTACTTTCCCAGGGTCTGGAAGACAGAAGACAGGTTGTATGGGTCAGAGTCCTACCCATTCCCAGATAGGAGCCATCCTACCTTGCAACAGGACTCCCAGGAGGGTGACAGTGGCCAGAAGAGCTATGTCGTCCTTCATGCTGCCAGTAGTGGAAGGGCTAGCTACAGAGTTCTTGTCAGCCCGTTTGCTGCTCAGAGGCTGGCCCCAGAGAGGAAGAGCAGCTCAGCACCCTCTCTACCCCTTCTCAGTGGAGGGGGGTGCATAACGGGGCGGGACCACAAAGGCAGGGAGCCAAGGCTGACTGGGAGGGCGGAAGCTAGGACTGGGGACAGTCTGACCACTTCCCCAGTTGTTCCTGCCCCTTCCATGACTGTTTCTGTGCTAATAGAACCCAAGTTGTCCACCCAGGCCTGCTCCAACCCTGGATATGTCCAGCTGTTGTGTTCCCCCACAGTGTTTCCCTTGCTGTGCTCCCTTAGCAGGTCCCAGATTGCCCTTCAGACTTCCCCTTCATCCCAAGTCTTGTCCTAGGCTCCAAGCTCACAGGGTCCCAACCCtgactcccccacccacccataCACACACTTACCTATTTCCCCCCCCTAACCAGGGCTGTTGAGTAGCGATCAACCTTCAAGGACAATGTCTGCAAACTTCCCAGCTCCCTCTGGCCTCATAATGAAGTCCAAGTGCCTCCAGTCTCACTGCTCCTTCCAGACCAATGTCATCCCTCCATCCTCATAACCTCTATAAGGGCCCTTCTGCCTTGGGTCATggagggaactcctgtcccaaggCCTCTTGGCTGGCAGAATGGGTCTTCTCACTTGGGGGGTTTCTGACCCCAAGCGGTCACCTGGCTTTTTCTGCCCAGCCTACCAGTTAGCTCGGGGTaacattcctccctttgctgaggcCCCAGCTCTCCCCACACTCCAGTCCTGTGGTCTGGACAGAACTGACTCTTGCCCCTCCCAGGCCTGCATGATGGACATAACTGTGAGCCAGCTGGGCGAactggtgcatacctgtaatcccagctgcttgggaggctgaggcaggaggattgcaagttcaaagtcagcctcagcaacttagcaagaccctaagcaacttagtgagaccctgcctcaaaataaaatatagaaaggttaagtgcccctgggttcaatttctggtaccaactGTGTGAGCCAAGGCTGACTCAAGATGGTGAGATGTGGTCCTAAAAACTTCATTAGCAATTTGGGAAAGGAAGTTTAGAGTTGGAAGGGAGACTTGCCAAGGGCACCAGAGGATTCCTGTTTGTGAGCCCTGGAGCCCACCTTGCCTGCCATTCTCTTCCAGACCCTTCGGTCTTttcagggtttttgttgttttgtggtacttgggattgaaccttgaggtactctaccactgagctacatgcccagccctttttttttttttttttaatttgctacaggatcttgctaaattgctaaggctgtccttgaatttttgatcctactgcctcagccacAGAAtaaagtagctgggatcacaggtatgttcTACTATACCCAGCCAGTCTTTTCAGTTTTGTGAAATGTCACTTCTCTTTGACTGAAGCTGCTTTGAGGAGGGTTTGGTCAGTGATAACAGATTCCAGACTGATACATATGCAAAGGCAGGCCAGCTCAGTGACATGTGAGTAATGCCAGAGACTGGGGGTTGAGGGTACAAAGGTAGGGGCCAATGGGGCCACAAGCGAGCACGGGCTGTGCTGTGGGAAAGGAAGAGACAGAGTAACTGCTACTTCATCTGGTCCTGAACTACCAGGATGTGCGCCTCCCCATCACATGCACACTGGCTGGTCACACCAGGGGAGTCTCAACATGTCTGGGTCATGTGACCTTGGAAGCTCCACCCTTGTCACACAACTAGCCTCCTTCCTTGTTGCCCCCAAGCCCTGGTTCCAGCCCCAGGGCTTTTTGCCTGATAGGCTCCCCCAGaatccctttctccctcttctcaccTGGCCAAAAGCCAGTGCCCTTTGCTCATAATAACCCCCAGGAAAACAGATGATCCCCAGCTGAAGGCCCTGCAAGTTCTTCAAGGTCAGAGGTGGGTCCTCCTGCTTTAGGCTAAGGTCTGACAAGAGCAATTATGCTACGTGGTCAAAGATGATTGATAGAAGCCAGGAGATTGAGTGCCAGAGAATACCAACCACATCCTTGGGCCTTCTCCACCACTCAGCCCACTTCCTCCCTGAACCTTCCCTAACTGCAGCCCCCTGCTCTGGTCTCCCCTCCAGCCCACCCAGGCCTGCATGAAGGTAGGGCACATGCTGCTATGCCGGCATCGGCACAGGATCTGGTAGGTTGTGCCCCAGTGTGTACATGTGAGCTGTGCGGTTGCCCACACGCCTGTTGGCAAGCCGCTGCACAAAGCACACACAAAGTGCgtctggagtctctctctgcttgtaTCACAGCTTATCCATGGGCCCATGGGCATGTCTGGGTCTTTAGAAGTTCAGGCCCTCTCTCCACCAAGCTCTCATTTCCTCTGAGACCTGGATGTCCTTCTGTCTAGGATCGTCCCCTCTGCTCTGATAACAGGAAGCTATTGCCTGACATCAGCAGCTTCTGAGGAAGTCCCTGGACAGATGTCCAGGCAGGACCCAGGGTCTCAGTCCCCTTTGTCCTCAACTCCTTCACTCTGAGTTTGCTCAGACTCTCAGAGTGACAGGAAGAGCCAGCCCAAGGTCCTCCAGGCACTGGCCACCCACCCTCCATCCTCCTGTCCAGCCCTGGGGATACCAGGAGtgtgaaagggaaaggaaatctCCTCCCTGAGCTCCTATAGAATGTGCTCTCTGTAACTTCAGCCCCTACATGATCATATAGGGGATGCCAAGTTCATGATGGACCTCTGGGACATAGAAAGGCCCTGCTGGATTTCAAACATGAGGTTGAAAAGGAATCACAATGCAAGTACAATAGACCAGAGCATCAATACACAACTTAGATGCTCAGctctaaagtaaaaacaaataaatatgtaaatacagAAACTGTTATGCTTACAAAAAGttgcaaaaaaatatatagtctCACATACTCTTCACTGAACTTCCTCTAATGTTAAGATATATAGTATAAGCATAATATAATTACATAAACCAAGAGATTTAACATTGATATCCTAAAGCCATTTTACAGATCTTATTTGAGCTTCAATAACTGTCCCATTGAAATagtacaaagaattcaaaaacattatgcaAATTTGTGTGAGACATAGAAGACCACAGATTCTACTTACATGAAATGGCCAGAAAAGGCAACTCTGTAAAGTCataaagcagatcagtggttgcctgcAGCTGGGAGCATGAGGAATCTTattgggatgatgaaaatgttctagaactgGCTTGTGGTGGTGTTTGCACAAGTTggtaaatttactaaaaattattgaattgtaTGTTTAAAATAGGTGAATTTAAATGATACCTCAATAaagatgtttttttaaatgtacaaacaAGGGCTGGTATATAACttagttggcagagtgcttgcctggcatatacaaagcctggattcaatccccagctacacacacacacacacacacacacacacacacacacacaaagtgcaaataatatttgtatactttttacccgttttcctcaaatgttgacactttttttccttgcagtggtggggattgaacccagggcctcttgcatgctagagGAGTGTTCTACTACTACCCTTAGTCCTCTACCATCTTATAGCAACAATAAAATGATCAAAGCCAGTAAAGAAACATTGATATAAGACTACTAACTAATCTAAAGACTATtaacttttcattactataacaaaatacctgaggcaggctacTTTGTAGATAAAAGAAGtttgtttagctcacagttttggaggctgaagtCCAAATGGCATGGTGCAGGCTTTGCTGAAGGTCATTCTTGGCTGCATCACATGACAGAAGGAGTGTAGGTATGTCTCTGGGTGTGTTtggtctctcttcctttccttattaAATTAATCTGGATTAAATCATGGGGACTCCACTCTAATTAACTAATCTAACTTATTCACTTCCCCCAGGCCTCATTCATAGACACTAATCCAATCAATTTTACCTTCTTCATACTGTTAACATGAGATATTAGGAATTCAGCTCCTGCAAGAGTTGGATGGTGAGAACAAACTTTATTCAAACCGTAGCACAGACCGTATTCAAATTTCAACAGTTGGaaaagatccaagatggcagactaaagggaggttgcattccttgtcgctctgtgactcaggattcaagcagaggaagtACTGTTTTCTAGGAGGCAGTACCCTCcctctgccagcatattgccagCCTTTTGAATACAGATCACTCACTCACCACCACCTGTCATCTGTtgatttgcccatttgcctgcctcttgtctGCCCATCACCTGCttttcacctacccattgcccACTGTTCAATGTCCACCTGCTGATCGTCCactgttagcctgcagaccacctgctGCCCACCGTTGCCTGAAAGTTCATGGTCATAACAcccgcaggtttggttacacacagCCCCCGCCATCTTGGGACACCGCACAGGGCCAGCAGGTTTGCTGCCTCCACCGCTGCCATCTCGGGGAATGGCCACCTCGGTCTGGAGacacaggccagggcctggagatctattggggtacctgcaggtctggtggCACTTCTGTTCGGTTGGTAGTGGTGCCATCTGGCTCCCTCCTTGCAGGGACGCTCCTTTGTATGAacacatccctggtggtctctctgcaagttgaaagggcattgagatcttgggactgcagcaagacatGGCctagggaagctgaagcccaggtccatcagattgcagctgggtttgcctggggcagtctgggtctggcaagtctgtggaaagccagagactcgGGGCAGTTCCTTGGGGGGGGCGCAGGTTGAAAAAATTGGAGAAAACTGGTtttctccagctcagtgagtcctgaagtatgcagggagggaaggggccagctacaacagatgggaagactgtaagagagtgtgagggcatcttgctcaCCCACCCAACCggtccagcacccactggactagagctaacatcaaacttcacaCAACTCCACCTATtggcagagaagagaagctgagaaaaattttgaaagccaaCAAAAGCAATCactcaattttccattgagactttccttttatttttttcatcctctctctctcacacctctaccatctttgaattcaaatatttttcatgcaacAATTTATTggggaatgggatgtctgaatagtatattatggTTTTGCTGTgtaatcttatatttttatttttttaatctgtatatattttttctctcacctgtctccctggattctcttctcatttctctcataCAGCCAACCTCTATTGATTCCTCCCTCattcttactataaaattttacctctatcttccctccttctctctcataaacatcacatcttacactacttctgttccctcattgtccattatttgaaacagtaaacccttttagcaaacttactgtttatattgtagacaataaatgaacacttcatttctttttattgtgacaaaactgtaaacaccttaataggagccatttggtttaaagtggtatattgtttgcattgggtgctgttaatattggtctcccccttaaaggtgaggtactggaagccttcagggacactataagactacagggtagaatctgtattgcctcagatccatactgctagatgggaagatacacaaacagcatgaaaaaacaaatgtctcaaacaaaccaagatgttccaacaatagaatccatagacaacacagtagaagaaatgtcagagaaagagtttagaaaatacataga
It encodes the following:
- the Ltc4s gene encoding leukotriene C4 synthase isoform X1 — its product is MKDDIALLATVTLLGVLLQAYFSLQVIWARRAFRVSPPLTTGPPEFERVYRAQVNCSEYFPLFLATLWIAGIFFHEGAAALCGLVYLFARLRYFQGYKRCAQLRLAPLYTSARALWLLVALAALGLLFHFLPATLQAALLRRLQKLVPMMA
- the Ltc4s gene encoding leukotriene C4 synthase isoform X2 produces the protein MKDDIALLATVTLLGVLLQAYFSLQVIWARRAFRVSPPLTTGPPEFERVYRAQVNCSEYFPLFLATLWIAGIFFHEGAAALCGLVYLFARLRYFQGYKRCAQLSCASQTAPEAGADDGLR